A single window of Rhizophagus irregularis chromosome 32, complete sequence DNA harbors:
- a CDS encoding Mitochondrial inner membrane m-AAA protease component, which translates to MSTYIFRAGGNHLRMTNVYISTVKQGFYLTRSCSYLTNRNIRPIERNGKSNFSKLVTPKSAKFFNIERSNFLRLYATETNQPFSKENKGNEKKTENNEESKNSDKEKRSYSDSEIKIPKGFENFFNKKSQRLKQNVKEQAPKSTQNNYKSEQKQSSKQPQNVKDFSMQLNLNTLLPLLFSAYILYKITSGVDNSREITWQEFRTTFLDKGLVDKLVVINRKKVRVHLHSNATGQMYPNAPSLPGTTYYFSIGSVEAFERKLDDAQKELGIPSTERIPVAYHDEISLMNTLLHFAPTLLLAGALFYITRRAGGAAGSQIFGIGKSKAKLFNQETEVKVKFKDVAGMDEAKEEIMEFVKFLKDPTAYERLGAKIPKGAILSGPPGTGKTLLAKATAGEAGVPFLSVSGSEFVEMFVGVGPSRVRDLFANAKKHAPCIIFVDEIDAIGKSRGKIGQFGGNDERESTLNQLLVEMDGFGSSEHVVVLAGTNRPDVLDPALMRPGRFDRHISIDKPDIKGRSAIFKVHLKPIKTGENINNLSNRLAALTPGFSGADIANVCNEAALIAARYQKDSVTEEHFEQAIDRVVAGLERKSRVLSPEEKKTVAYHEAGHAVAGWFLEHADPLLKVTIIPRGVAALGYAQYLPKDQYLYSTAQLLDRMCMTLGGRVSEQIFFNIITTGAHDDLQRVTKLAYAQVTTYGMNPNVGPLSFNSPNDNEPQFQKPYSEETAKMIDEEVRKLVASAYERTVKLLTDKKNDVEKVAQLLLSKEVLNRDDMISLLGKRPFVEKNNYEEYFNPKENTPPPPSAEQSQSSSNA; encoded by the coding sequence atgagTACTTATATATTTCGAGCGGGTGGAAATCATCTTAGAATGACAAATGTTTACATAAGTACTGTCAAACAAGGGTTTTATTTAACTAGATCTTGTTCATACCTTACTAATAGAAATATCAGACCTATAGAGAGAAATGGtaaaagtaattttagtaAACTAGTAACACCAAAAagtgcaaaattttttaatattgaaagaAGTAACTTTTTAAGATTATACGCTACTGAAACAAACCAACCATTTAGTAAAGAGAATAAagggaatgaaaaaaaaaccgaaaataatgaagaatctaaaaattccgataaagaaaaaaggagTTATAGCGATAGTGAAATTAAGATTCCCAAAGgatttgagaatttttttaataaaaaatcacaaaGATTGAAGCAAAATGTTAAAGAGCAAGCACCAAAATCTACTCAAAATAACTATAAAAGTGAACAAAAACAATCTTCAAAACAACCTCAAAATGTTAAAGATTTTAGTATGCAATTAAATCTTAATACATTACTTCCACTTTTGTTCTCCGCATATATTCTGTATAAGATTACCAGCGGTGTTGATAATTCTCGTGAGATCACATGGCAGGAATTTAGAACAACATTTTTAGATAAAGGTTTAGTGGATAAATTGGTAGTAATTAATAGGAAAAAAGTTCGAGTACATTTACATTCAAATGCTACAGGGCAAATGTATCCAAACGCTCCTTCTTTACCCGGAACAACTTATTATTTTAGCATAGGATCCGTGGAAGCATTTGAACGTAAGTTAGATGATGCTCAAAAAGAATTAGGAATTCCTTCCACAGAACGTATTCCAGTAGCATATCATGATGAAATTAGTTTGATGAATACACTATTACACTTTGCTCCAACATTACTTTTGGCTGGagcattattttatattaccaGAAGAGCTGGTGGTGCAGCCGGATCACAGATTTTCGGAATTGGAAAATCTAaagctaaattatttaatcagGAAACAGAAGTCAAAGTTAAGTTTAAGGATGTAGCTGGTATGGATGAAGCCAAAGAGGAAATAATGGAATTTGTTAAATTCTTGAAAGATCCGACTGCTTATGAAAGATTGGGTGCTAAAATACCAAAAGGTGCCATTTTAAGTGGTCCTCCAGGTACCGGTAAAACTTTGCTTGCAAAAGCTACTGCGGGTGAAGCTGGTGTCCCATTCTTAAGTGTATCAGGATCTGAATTTGTTGAAATGTTTGTTGGTGTTGGTCCGTCTAGAGTACGTGATTTGTTTGCAAACGCGAAAAAACACGCACCTTGTATAATATTTGTGGATGAAATTGACGCAATTGGAAAATCAAGGGGGAAGATAGGCCAATTTGGTGGAAATGATGAACGTGAGAGTACGTTAAATCAATTACTCGTAGAAATGGATGGGTTTGGTTCTAGTGAGCATGTTGTTGTTTTAGCTGGTACTAATAGACCGGATGTATTAGATCCTGCTTTAATGCGTCCAGGACGTTTTGATCGACATATTTCCATTGATAAACCAGATATTAAAGGCAGAAGTGCAATATTCAAAGTACATTTAAAACCAATAAAAACCGgggaaaatattaataacctTTCAAACAGATTAGCCGCGCTGACACCAGGATTTTCTGGTGCCGATATAGCTAATGTGTGTAATGAAGCAGCTCTTATTGCAGCTCGTTATCAAAAGGATTCAGTTACTGAGGAACATTTTGAGCAAGCTATTGACCGTGTAGTCGCAGGCTTGGAAAGAAAATCTCGTGTATTATCACCCGAAGAGAAGAAGACTGTGGCATATCATGAAGCGGGACATGCAGTTGCCGGATGGTTCCTTGAGCATGCCGAtcctttattaaaagttaCAATTATTCCTCGAGGTGTTGCCGCGCTTGGTTATGCTCAATATTTACCAAAAgatcaatatttatattccaCAGCACAATTATTGGATCGTATGTGTATGACATTGGGTGGAAGAGTGTCGGAACaaatctttttcaatatcatAACTACAGGAGCACATGATGATTTACAAAGAGTCACCAAGTTGGCTTATGCTCAGGTTACAACTTATGGTATGAATCCGAATGTAGGGCCATTATCTTTCAATAGTCCTAATGATAATGAACCTCAATTCCAAAAACCTTATTCTGAAGAGACTGCTAAAATGATCGATGAAGAAGTTCGTAAATTGGTAGCGTCAGCGTATGAAAGAACTGTAAAATTGCttacagataaaaaaaatgatgttgaAAAAGTAGCACAATTGTTACTATCGAAAGAAGTATTAAATCGAGACGATATGATATCATTATTAGGGAAAAGACCTTTTGTTGAAAAGAACAATTatgaagaatattttaatcCTAAAGAAAATACACCACCACCCCCATCCGCTGAACAATCGCAGTCATCATCAAATGCAtag